The nucleotide window ACTATTCAGCATTTCTGGATGCCTGCCGCATCCGGGCCAGGCTAATTGAATCCGTTGAAAAAGCCTTTGAAACCGTGGACATGATTGTTTTGCCCGTGTCGGGCAGATTTGGACAAACGCCTGAAAATCCAAACATTGTATCTGAGTTTTATGATGCTTTTTCATTGACCCTCCTTGCCAACCTGACCGGGAATCCGTCGATTTGCATCCCAGGGTCTGTCAATGGTGATGCCGGAGGTCGGCCAGCCCTTCAGCTGATCGGTAAACGGTTTGATGACGCAAAATTGCTTGCCCTTGCAGGACGCGTATCCGATATCCATACAGGAGGGATGTAATCATGAAATATGAAGCAGTAATAGGTCTTGAAATCCATATACAGCTGAATTCGGCCACCAAAATATTTTGCGACTGCGCCAATACGCCGGGTGATGATCCAAACACCAATGTCTGTCCTGTATGCCTCTGGCTGCCGGGAGCCCTGCCGGTTTTGAGCCGGGAAGTACTGGAAAAGGCGACCCTTGCCTGTCTTGCCCTTAATTGTGAGATTCAGAGCGAAAGTGCCTTTGATCAGAAAGTCTATTACTATCCTGATCTTCCCAAGGGTTTTCAGCTTTCCCAGGCACATAAGCCCCTTGCCAGAAAAGGCTGGGTGGAAATTCAGGACGAACAGGGTAATCCCAAAAAATTGCGGCTCCACCATGTTCATATGGAGGAAGATGTGGCAAAACTGGTTCATGAAACCGAAGGCCGTCTTCCCATAAGTCTGGTGGATTTCAACCGCGCAGGCACACCCCTTGTCGAAGTTGTCACTGAACCCGAGCTTAAAAGCCCTTATGATGCCATGGAATTTTTAAAGGCCATAAGAAACCAGGTGCGGTATACGGGCTGTGCCGAGTGCAGCATGGAATCTGGAACCATGCGGTGTGATGCAAATATTTCCATTCGGCCGGAAGGCAGTGATCAGCTCAATACCAAGGTGGAAGTTAAAAACATGAATTCCATCCACCATGTGGGCGATGCCATTGCCTATGAGATCAAGCGTCAGATCGAGGCTGTCAACAACAATGAACCCATTATTTTGCACACCCGGCTGTGGGACCCTGAAAAACATGTTACCACGGCCATGCGGGCCAAGTTTGAAGGCCCATGCATTCCCGATCCTTCGGTTCCGATGATAGTCCTGACCGACTCCTGGCTTGAAAAGATAAAAGCCCTTCTTCCTGAGATGCCCGGCCACAAGGTAAAAAGGTTTGTCCAGGACTATGCATTAACCCGGGACGAAGCAGTACTCATGAGTTCCGAACGGGGAATTTCCGAGTTTTTTGAATCAGTTGTTACTCTTGGCGCACCTGCCCGCATGACCGCCGGTTGGATGGCAACCCAGCTGCTTCCTGCATTAAAGGCCCACGGACAGACCCTGGCAGATACCAGTGTCACGCCTGAAAGATTTGCAGGCCTGATCCAAATGCTTGAAAAAAATGAGATCAATTCAAATTCAGCCAAGTCTGTGCTGGAAAAACTTTTTGATACTGATGGAACACCTCAGCAGATTGTTGATCAATTTGGTTTCAGACAGGTCTCTGATACAACTGAGCTTGCAAAAATAGTCGACAAGATTATTTTTGACAATGAGTCTGCAGTGACCAACTATAAAAACGGAAATAAAAAATCCATGGGATTCCTTGTGGGGCAAGCCATGAAAGTTTCCAAAGGCAAGGCCAATCCCAAGCTTGTCCAGGAGATGATCAAGGAACAGCTAGCGTAAAAAAAATATAATATATTTTAAGATTTACCGTTTTGAATACCAGGCGCTTCATTCTTGAGCGCCTGGTATTACAACAAATATTTATATGCAAGTCTTGAAAAATCCAAACCTTGACTTTCATGTTTTTTTGTGGGCAAACCAATGTGAAATAACAGATCTGCCTGTGGCAGTTATTCCGGGGGCAAAGATGCAAGCATGGACTCTAATTGATCAACATGGCTTTTTTCTTCCAGGATAATTTTTTTTAACCCTTCCAATACGGTTTTATCCTCGATAAACATTTCAAAAAGCTCATAGAACAAGATTGTTTCATTTTCAAATTTGATAAAAGTCTCCAGAAGTTTGGAAAGTGTTTTTATCTTACTGAAATCAACATCATCAAGGGAGAGAGTTTTTTCTCCCATCATGTCCTGCAACACCTGTGGAACCATTTCTTTCAGCTCGGCTTCTTCCATTTCAAGAGAAAAGCTGTTTTTCAGGTCTGTGAACCATTTGCCGTGGGATGCCTCTTCATTGGCCATCCATTTGAGCATGGATTTTAAATCCTTGTTTTTGACTTCTTTAATGGAGGTGTTGTAAACGGATTCTCCATTTTTTTCCATTGTTATTGCTACTTCCAGAAGATCATCCATTGTGAACATTGCTATATTTCCTTCTTTGTTTTTCCGTCCAGTCGATGCGGCTCATCATTCCCCGGATGATTCTGACATCCCTGGAGGTGAGTCCTGCCGCACCAAAGAGCCGTCTGAATGTGCGTAAAAGGTGATCAGGGTTCTTTTTATCAAGAAAATCAATCTGTACAAGGCTTTTTTTCATATGGGCAAACATATGTTCAATTTCATCTCCGGCAGCAAGTTTTTTGGGTTGAGGATCAAAAAACTTTTTTCCTTTATCAGATTTTAAAGAAACTTCGTACAACAGCACGGCAAGGGCATGGCTCAAATTCATGGACGGATAGGCATCATGGGTGGGGATGGTAATAAAATGATGGCAAAGATCCAGATCCTTTGTCTCAAGCCCTGTGTCCTCCGGACCCAGTACCAGGGCGCAACTTGTGTTATCATTTGTTTGCCCGAGTTTTTCTGCAGCCCCGGACGGGGTGAAAAAGTTTTTTCGATACTTGCCGAACCTACGGGTGGTGCCAAAGGCGATCTGTATATCTGAAAGGGCGGATGAAAGATCATCAAAAATTGCGGCATTTTCAAGAACGGTAAATGCGCTTAAGGCCATTTTTTTTGCCAGAAGTGATTTATAGTGTTTTGTGGGGTTTACCAGGCGAAGTTGGGTAAATCCAAAATTCATCATGGTCCGGCAGACAGAGCCGATATTAATCGGTCCCTGGGGTTCAACAAGAATAATGGAAATATTTTCAGGTTTCATTGTTATCTTTTTTTATTGGTTGGCTTTTTATTATTTTTCTTGTGTGTCCAAAAGAAGTGTGACTGGTCCCTGGTTGATCAAGGAGACATCCATCATTGCCTGGAAAACACCCGACTTTGTCGCAATGCCAAATTTTAGTGCCTGGCTGATAAAATATTCGTAAAGTTCAATTGCCTTTTCAGGAGGTGCGGCTTTTATGAACGAGGGCCTTCTGCCTTTGCGGCAATCTCCCAGCAGGGTAAACTGGGATACTACCAGAAGTTCTCCTTTTACATCTTTAAGAGAAATGTTCATTTTACCGTTATCATCTTCAAATATGCGCAGGTTGATGACTTTTTCCACAAGAAAATCCGCATCTTTTTGCGTGTCATCCTCCTGAACCCCCAGCAACACCAAAAGTCCGTTGCCAATACTGGAAACAATTGTATTATCAATTTTTACCTGGGCTTTTTTTACCCGCTGAACCACAGCTTTCATCTGGTTTCCTTTTAAAGTTTAAGCTACAAGCACAGGATCAGGCCATTTTGTATCAAATCCCATTTTTTTTAATCTATGGATTGCCATATCAACATGGAGACCGGCTTCATTGACACCATGGGAATCATCTCCCGGAACAAGTCGAATCCCCATTTTTTTTGCAGTTTTCAGGATTGATTCTGTGATATAGGGTTCTTTTTTTCCCTTTGCCAGGGGCCGCAGGTTAAAATCCAGGACAAGCTTCAAGGACTTGATAAGCTTTAAATTGCGTTTGATTTTTTTATCGACAGCCGGCATTAAAATCCGTTTTTTATAATCTTTGTCATAGATTCTGATCAGATCAAAATGTCCTATAACAAAGGGCTTAAGAGTTTTTATCATATCATATTGCAGGTCGAAATATTTTTCATACACGGCATCATGAGAACCGCAAATGGACACAATTTTGTCATAGTCTTCTTTGGAATAATCAAAACAGATATCATTAACATGATGGACAGAGCCGACAATATAATCGGGTTGAAATGTTAAGATCAATTCTTTGATATGATCGGCATAGCCCGTATATGTTTCGGTCTCCATCCCGGCAAATATTTTGATGGTTTGTCTGTATTTTTTTTTCAATGTCGCCAGCTGATTAAAGTAAGCTTTAAACCTTTGATATAGATCAGCAGCTGTGAGATGGAGTGCTTTTTCATCCGGGTATAAAAACATGTCGTTCAACGGTGGGACATGTTCTGTAATTCCTACGCGGGTAAATCCAAGTTCGATATAACGCTGGATGATATCTTCAAGCAGATCCCTTGCATGGTTGCAATACTGTCCGCTGTGACCCCCGTGAAGAGAGATAAGGTCTGTTTTATTCATGAAAAGGAAATTAGCATCATCAAAGGTGTAAAATCAAGTGTTTCAATAGTATCTGAACTGGATTTTTCCCATTTTTTTTAATCTAATGGAAAAAAAACCGGTACAAATGGGTTGTGAACGAACAGATATTTGAACATTGAATAGGCGCTTGTTTTATTTTAATCGGTTTATACTAATCAGGGGATGAAAAAAACAGGGCTTGAATAAATATTCCTGGCTGGGGTATGTTATGACAATATTTAAATCGGAGATAAAGATATTTCATGAAATTTTTTTTATTGTTTCTTGCCCTGGTTGCAGGAATGCTTGCACCTATACAGGCCGGGCTGAATGGTAAAATAGGACGTGCTGTTGGAGATCCTGTATATGCGGCATTGATATCATTTGCAGTTGGATCGGCAGCCCTTTTTTTTTATGCCGTGGTGATCCGGGTGGATTTTTACAGTATCCGGCAGGCTTTTGGTCTTCACTGGTCTGTATGGTCGGCAGGCTTTCTGGGGGCCTTTTATGTTACAGCGGTTATCATTTTGACACCAAAACTTGGGGCAACTCTTACCTTTGGCCTTGTGGTGGCAGGACAGATGATAATGGCGGTTTTTATGGATTATTACGGTCTTTTGGGCGTGCCCGTACAAGCTTTTTCCATTCAGCGCCTGGCAGGGATTGCTCTCATAACGGCAGGTGTTATCCTTATTAGAAAATTTTGAACCAATGTGAACCAATGTGAACCAATGGCTTGCTTGTGTTATTGTGCTTTTAGCAACGTCTTGATCATAAAGAATAATTTTAACAAAGTGCCAATATTGCAAGCCTGATCAACTATATGCAGCTGTTATTTCTCATCCAGCACGTCACGAATCAAGGCTGCCAGTTTTGTTATCAATACTGGTTTTTGAAGATATTTGCGGATACCCATTTCAATTGCCTCAGTTTTGGTAAAATTTTCACTATATCCTGTACACAGGATGATGGGTAAATTTTTTCTAATGTTTAACATCCTGGCTGAAAGCTCATCGCCTTCCATTTGAGGCATGGTCATGTCCGTGATGATCAAATCAAACCGGCCAGGGTCTTTTTTGAATTCTTGAAAGGCCTGTACCCCGTTTGGAAAAGAGGTTACATGATAACCCAATTCTTTTAAAAAATCCCTGGTTGCTGTTCGAATATCCTCTTCATCATCAACAAGCATTATTTTTTCCGTTCCCCTGTTTAACGGCTTTTTTTTCTCTTGCTTCAGTATTCCATGTCCGGGTTTTGCTTCTGTTATGGGAAGATAAATATTGAAACTGGAACCTTTCCCGGGCGTGCTATAGGCTTTTACATAACCATCGTGTTTTTCAACGATTGCCTGAACTAAAGCCAATCCGAATCCCGTGCCTTTTCCAACATCTTTGGTCGTGAAATATAGATCAAATGCCTTTTCCAGGGTTTTTTGATCCATGCCATGCCCTGTATCTTTTACTTCCAGTTTAATAAAATTACCGGACAACAGGTTTGAATCGGGCAGAGCATTTTGTTCGGACATTTCAATTTGAGTTAATTCCACAGTCAAAATACCGCCTTTTTCACGCATTGCATGATAGGCATTAGTGCAAAGATTCATTATGACCTGATGAATTTGGGAGGGGTCGGCAGTCACCATTGCTCTTGAGACAATGTTTTCTTTTATTTCAATGCTGGCGGGTATTGAGGATCTCAGTAATTTGATTGTTTCTTTTACCATGCTATAAAGTTGCAGGGTTTGTTTTTTATATTCGGTTTGCCTGCTGAAGGCAAGTATTTGTTGAACCAGGTCTGCCGCCCGTTGAGCGCCTTTAATTATTTGGCCGATATGACACTTTGCTTGTTCAGGATGTTCAATATGTTGTTCAGCCAAGTGAGAATATGAAAAAATCGCAGAAAGAATATTATTAAAATCATGGGCAATACCGCCTGCAAGAGTTCCCATTGCCTCCATTTTCCGGGATTGAAGCAGTTGCGCCTCAAGTTGTTTGCGTCTGGTCACATCGTGATAAATCACAACACTGCCTTTGGGAACACCGTTTTGCCCTCGCCACACATCAAAGCTGATGATGACATCCAGGATTTCACGCTTTTTATTGTACCGGTGGGTTTCAAATTCATGGTAACTTTTACCTTTTTTAATCAGGTCAATCATCTGAAGGGTTTTGGGCAAAGCATCTTCTGGGACATAATTTATTTTTTTTCCTTGTAATTCTTCTAAGGTCCATCCAAACGTCCTGGTAAAAGCCGGGTTGATATAAATTGTATCTCCTTTCATGTCATAGACGGCTATTGGGACAGGTGAAGCTTCCATGAGCTTGTGATAATTTTCTTTGTCTGCAGCCCGTTTTTTAATTTGTTTTTTAAGCTCAGCCGTTCTTTTTTCTACGCGAATTTCCAGTTCATCCCGGGAGAGTTGACTCTTTTTTTCTGCCAGTTGACGTTTGTAGGATTCTGTTTTTAAAGTGTCAGTCATTTTATTAAATGACTGTGTCAATATTCCTATTTCATCTGAAGAGGTGACATTGATTTTGTAATTTAAATTGCCCTGGGAAATTTCTTTGGTTCCCTTGACCAGGTTCTTTAAAGGGTCGGTTAACAGCTTTGACATGTAGATTCCCAACAAGACTGAAAAAAATATCATGCCGATGCAAATCAAGAGAATATCTTTTATTCTTTCAGTTGCCTGGTTTTCTATGGTTTTTAATGAGATGTCTATTTTCAGCAAATATATCACTTTTCCCAGTGCTGTAACAGGATTGACAAACTCCATCACCTTTTGGCTGTTATAGCTGGTTTTTCTATGATTTGTTTTTGTGCTGCTTATGACATTCTGATAAAACTCATCAAATTTTATGATTCCGGATACATGCTGATCCGTGCTGATCCACACCCTTCCCGTGGTATCCATGACGGTAACCAGAAGAATATCGCTGTCTTCAATAAGCTCGTTGGCATTATCCAGAAATGTTATGTAATCATTTTCAAAAATATAGGCTGTGCCCATCTGGGTGAATGTTTTTAAAATTGCCGTCCCATGTTTCCGGGTTTCCATTTGCAGGGCATTGATGGTGCGGAAATAGGAAGTAAATGTAAAAATGGCGATGATAACAGACACTATCACAAGAAAGGAAAAGACAATTTTCAGACGGATACTGGGCCTTAAAGATAACATGGTTGACCTTTTGTCATGATTAAGAGGTGAAAATTAAATTTAAAATAATTATGAATCCTGTTTGGATTTGAGCTTCATTCGTTTGGCAACGTCACGCACATTATTGTAATCACTGTCAAGGCCCCTCACAAATCCCTTGGTAGTTAATCCATTAAAGATTTTTTCTGCATCTTTGTGCTGAGTCATCTTTAACATTGCCTTTTGAATCTTGAAAAATTGTTTGTCCGGCATATCCTTTTGCGCTACCCATGGACCGCGATAGATGGCATCTGATTCCCATAGGATTTTTATGTCATTATAATTGATATTAATTTTATCGATTGCAGTATATGAGGTGGCACCTGCGTGTGAATGTCCGTTATAAACGGCAAGAAGGGAATTTACATGTCTTTTTAAATATTGAGTCTGTGAAAAATCTTCCAATTGAATGCCTGCTTTCATCAAGCCTGCCATGGGAAACAAAAAACCTGAAGTTGATTTAGGGTCGGTAAAGGCAAAGCTTTTCCCTTTAAGATCTTCAAGGGTATTGGAGCCTGAGTCTTTTCTTGTAATGATGATGCTGTGATAAAATTCAATTGAATTTTTACTCATGGTTCGGCAAATTAACCGGACCCCGAAATTGTCCTGGGCTTCCACATAAGCAAAGGGACCCAAATAACCAATATCTGCTTGTCTGGTTTTAAGTTTTTCAATCACATCACTATAGGTTTTGCTTCCTATCCACTGGAAATTGATCCTGGTTTCTTTTTCCAGCAATTGTATGAATACACCATATGCATGTTCATTGCCCAAATTGGATCGATGGGGAATAATTGCCAGTTTTAAAGTCTCTTCTTGAGACTGGGCATAACAGTTATGATGTAAAACAACAGAATGAAACAGAATATAAAAAATCAGTGATATCCAGTTAGATTTTTGCATGATCCTCTTTATTGTTTGACAACCCTTTTAAATTGTTTTTCTTTGAAAACAGCATTGAAACTCAATTTTTGCGCAAACTATATATCATGAGATAAAGTCAGTCAAATTTTATGAAATAGATTCAGGGTGAACGCATAGAAAACTGGCATGATTTTTGATTTCAATAAATTCAAGCAATTAAAATATATAGCTTTTTGAAAAGAGAATAAAAGCTGAAATAACGCTTTGTAATCCATTGAATTTATTATAACCGAAATTTTAATGCGTTTGCCCTGGTCTGAATATAAACACTGACCTGAAAAATGATAAATTTTAAAACAATAAATTTTAAAAAAAGGGTGGACAATTCAATGCGAATAAGTTGTCCACCCTTTTTGCTGCTTTGTAAACACCTGGACACAAGTTACTTCCTGTACATAGCAATGAATTTTGCTGTCGGAAAAAATTTTAGTCCAAGTGCTTAAAAAAAATGAAGTCTGTTTGATTATTGAATTTTTATTCAATCACTTCTGCGATATCAACAATAATCGTGTCCATTGTTTCACCTTCTATTAGCTCTCCGCTGACGAGAACTTTTTGTCCAATCAGCTCTTCAAGATTTTCGCCTTGAAGCAGATAAACCTCTTCTCCGTCCAACAGTGTATACCAGTTCTCTGTTGTATTAACAATTCCTTTATACTCATGATTTATAACCATGTCGGTATTTTTATGACTAATTTCCAAAGTTGTTTTCTGGCCTGCTTCTTGATCCTGAGCAAAGGTTATATTGCCGATTCCGATTAATCCAATGATCAGTGATGCTGTTAAAAATGCTCTCATGTTAGTTACTCCTTTTTTTGATTTTAATTCCATAAAATTTTTCTCCAATAAGCCCGGATGATTAATAAACCCGGGGTATGGAAAAAATTAACCTTTAATTGGAAAATTTATTTTTCATCTCCAATGGTTGGAATCCTATTAGAGCAAACCCCGTGCCAACTATGTAACTATTTGTAGTTTAAGCATTGTTCGATTTTACAGATAGTTTTAAGAATTTTGCAGTTACAAAAAAATCACACCTGGTTACAATTTTTGCACTTTTTGAAAATCATAGTGGTAAAAACAAAAGCTTGAAACAGATTCGGATGACCAGGAAAATCAGGAATTGACGCAAAAAAAATGGTTTTTCAACAAATATAATGTGTTTTACAGCCGCTGAATCAGATATAAAAATGTTGGAAAACGGCTCATGGATTTGAGTTTGTAAAAATCATAGAGTACCTGCCGGGAGGGACGGCCAAACGTTAAGGGGGACAGATAAACAGATCCTTTGGGTTTTGTCCGGTTGACGCTTTCTCTGACCAGGGACATTAATGCTGTATAATGGGACTTTGGAAGGGTTTCATCCATGACAAAATTGCAACTGATTTCTATGTTGGCGGCTGTGTTGTTTATCAATTGTATCTTTTGAAATGCCAGGCCCACCTTTTCAGAAGTGATTGGTTTGCCTAATATATCCAGGGTTGACTGATCATATGATTCAAGACCGATATTGATAAAGGTTTGAAAGGGCAGGCAATTGAGGGTTTCAAAAAAGGCCTGGTCTGCATTTAAAAAAGAGTCCACACTTCCAAACATGAACAGGTAATTTTTTTTCATAACCGATGTCTGGAATTCAAATGCATCATAGGCATCCTGTGCGGTTTTTAGAATAAGATCACAAGGAGAGTTTAATGCATCATGTTCTCCTAAAAACAGGGCATTGAAATTGATGAGATCTTTATCATACAATTGCCTGAGTTGTTTGATCTGGGTGTCAATATCCTGTTTGGATCGAACAGCGAATTTTTTTTTGTTTTTTATCTTGCAAAACCGGCATTTATACAGACACCCGTCGGAAATGGTCAAAGGAATAATATTATAGTCAACATGCCGGGCATCGGGCGGCATTACCGTTACCCGTGAACCTGATATGTCAAACAATTGCTGCGCTTTTTTCTGCAAGCCTTCCGGGGTTTGCTGCTGTATGGCGTCAATCCATCGGGAAAACCGGTCCGGCATATGCGTTTCAGGTAATTGGCAAATCATTTGATGCCAGTTCTTGACGATTTCATCAATTGCCTTTTCGTTAAACGGTTTTCCGCCGAGCAGGGAATTGGTCTGATACATCAGGTTGGGCAGATAGTATTCGCCCAGAGCTTCATATACCCCTGAATAACCGCCGCTCGAATAATACACCCAGTCATTTCCCATGGTTCGCTTGAGCCATTCCGAAGGATGAATCCAGTTTTTCTTTTTTGATTTTGCATGTCTGATCTCATGATTGAGATTGAATTCAAAAATATAATCTTGGGTTTCAAGCCGTGAAAAAACGCCGTATTTTAAAGGGTAACTGACCTTTGTATATTCATTGTTTGCCTGACAATTTAACTCAATTGAAAAATCACCGGTTTTAAAGATTTGACTTTCATCATCTTTTGTTTTCAATCGTTCCATGATTTCCACGCAGGGTTTTCTAAGGTTTGCATATTTTTAATACAGACTTGTTTACAACTCAAATTCAAACTTGGCAATGATTTTTTAAAAATGGTGTCTGAGGGCATCAATATTTGAAACAACAGAGGCTGACGGGTCTTGACCTTGTTGTTTAAATTCACTATCCCTTTTAAATTTAATCTTTTTAAATTTAACCATGGGGATGCAATAGTATGAAAATTCTTTTTCTTGAACCTTTTTTCGGCGGCTCTCATAAAGATTTTGCATTGGGGTTTCAAGCTCACTCTTGTCATGAGGTGGACCTTGTAACGCTCCCGGCAAGATTTTGGAAATGGCGTATGAGAGGAGCTTCTCTTTATTTTGTTGATCAAGTCAAAGATTTTTCCTGCTATGACGCAATCATCACAACGGATATGATGGATTTGACGGATTTTATGGCTCTTGCAGGCAATAATCTTCCACCTGTCTTGATGTATTTTCATGAAAATCAATTGTCCTATCCATTGGAACCCGATCAAAAACGGGATTTTCATCTGGGCTTTACCAATATTATTTCTGCTTTTGCTGCGGATCAGGTTTTGTTTAATTCTGAATTTCATTTTAATGAGTTTATCGGTGAGGCAAGCAGGTTGATCAAACAGATGCCGGATTTGCGGCCCAAATGGATTATTGAGCAAATCAGAAAAAAAAACCGGGTGGTTTATCCGGGTTGCCGGTTTGAAAGCGGTGCAATTGATCTGCAAAACAGGGATGTTAAAAAGCCTTTAATCATCTGGAATCACAGATGGGAATATGACAAGAATCCAGAATATTTTTTTGATGTTCTGAGTCGGTTAAAAAAGAAAAATATTGCTTTTTCCCTGGCACTGCTGGGAGAAAAACTTGATAGATTTCCAAAGGTTTTTGACCGTGCCTTGGAAAAATTTAAAGATGAACTTCTGGTTTACGGATATGTTGAATCAAAACAAGAGTACCTGTCCTGGTTAAAAAAAGGAGCGATTGTAGTCAGTTGTGCAAACCAGGAGAATTTTGGTATTGCCGTTGTGGAGGCCGTAAGATATGGCTGTATCCCATTGCTTCCTGACAGGTTGTCTTATCCTGAAATTATGCCGCAGGATATCCATTCCAAGGTTTTATATCAGACAAAAAAAGACCTTATGGTAAAGCTTGAACACCTGCTGTTGAATTATAATACTTATTTGCCGCTGCAGAAAAGATTGTCCGGAGAACTGGAGCAATTTTCATGGGAAATCATAGTAAAACAGTATGATAGGATTTTGGATAACTTAAAATATACCCTTGACTAAAAGATATTTTACCATTACATTATAGCTTTTTTCTAGCTTTAAAGGCTGAATCTTTTGATTTTTAAAGGCTCGTTTGTTGATTTTCAAAATTAAGAGTGGGAAAATTTAAGACTGGAAAAATTAAAAAAGGTTTATACCAGAAAACGATTCTTTTTGGAAGATATTTTTTTGAGAAAGGATCAATACTTTGGGGTTGGTTTTTTAAATAAATCAAAATTTTGATTTATATTTATATTAAATATTTTTGGATATTAATAATATGCAGCTTTCAAAACAACAAATTGATTACTGTATGGAGTGCGGGGTTTGTACAGGCAGTTGCCCTGTTGCCATGGAGCTTGATGGATTTTCACCGCGTCAGATGATTAAACGGACATTGGGTGAGCCTGAAGGGGATATCCTACAAAGCAAGGATATCTGGGCATGTCTGTCCTGCTCAAGATGTTCGGACCGGTGTCCGGTCGAAATCGACTTTCCCGCATTTATCCGTACATACCGTAACAAAGCAAGACAAGAAGATAATTTGCCTAAATTGAGTCACCACGGCATGTTTCATACCATTACCAGTATACAGGCCACGGGTGTGCAACAAGACAGAATAGGGTGGGCAAAAGAGGCTGGAAAGATTGCGGAAAAAGGGGATTATTTTTATTTTACCGGCTGTGTTGCTTTCTATGATATTGCTTTTCAATATTTAGATCTTCATATGATTGAATCCGCTAAAAACAATCTGATGCTCTTAAATAAAATGGGTATTGAACCTGTGATCAGCAATGATGAGTGCTGTTGCGGACATGATGCATTTTGGAGCGGTGATGACGACACCTTTTTAACCCTTGCAAAAAAGAACATTGAAACCATTGTGGCAACAGGGGCTAAAACAGTTATATTCGGCTGTCCTGAAGGATATTCCATGTTCAGGGAAGCTTATACACAACAGCTTGGTCCGTTACCCTTTGAGATTATTCATATTACGGAATTTCTGGCAAAAGAGCTGCCCAATTCAGATGTTTGCTTTAAGAACGGGAGTTCTGCAAAGGTTACTTTCCAGGACCCCTGCCGGCTGGGAAGGCGTTCCGGAATCTATGACGCACCAAGAGACCTGATTTCTCTTGTTCCCGGATCTGAGCTTGCGGAAATGGAACATAACCGTGAGAATGCCGTGTGCTGTGGAACAACCGCA belongs to Desulfobacula toluolica Tol2 and includes:
- a CDS encoding tRNA-queuosine alpha-mannosyltransferase domain-containing protein is translated as MKILFLEPFFGGSHKDFALGFQAHSCHEVDLVTLPARFWKWRMRGASLYFVDQVKDFSCYDAIITTDMMDLTDFMALAGNNLPPVLMYFHENQLSYPLEPDQKRDFHLGFTNIISAFAADQVLFNSEFHFNEFIGEASRLIKQMPDLRPKWIIEQIRKKNRVVYPGCRFESGAIDLQNRDVKKPLIIWNHRWEYDKNPEYFFDVLSRLKKKNIAFSLALLGEKLDRFPKVFDRALEKFKDELLVYGYVESKQEYLSWLKKGAIVVSCANQENFGIAVVEAVRYGCIPLLPDRLSYPEIMPQDIHSKVLYQTKKDLMVKLEHLLLNYNTYLPLQKRLSGELEQFSWEIIVKQYDRILDNLKYTLD
- a CDS encoding (Fe-S)-binding protein; the encoded protein is MQLSKQQIDYCMECGVCTGSCPVAMELDGFSPRQMIKRTLGEPEGDILQSKDIWACLSCSRCSDRCPVEIDFPAFIRTYRNKARQEDNLPKLSHHGMFHTITSIQATGVQQDRIGWAKEAGKIAEKGDYFYFTGCVAFYDIAFQYLDLHMIESAKNNLMLLNKMGIEPVISNDECCCGHDAFWSGDDDTFLTLAKKNIETIVATGAKTVIFGCPEGYSMFREAYTQQLGPLPFEIIHITEFLAKELPNSDVCFKNGSSAKVTFQDPCRLGRRSGIYDAPRDLISLVPGSELAEMEHNRENAVCCGTTAWMECSTCSKVMQMQRLKEAEAVGAQVMITACPKCQIHLTCAKKNTDHNIDIIDLVSYLVANIE
- a CDS encoding response regulator, whose product is MLSLRPSIRLKIVFSFLVIVSVIIAIFTFTSYFRTINALQMETRKHGTAILKTFTQMGTAYIFENDYITFLDNANELIEDSDILLVTVMDTTGRVWISTDQHVSGIIKFDEFYQNVISSTKTNHRKTSYNSQKVMEFVNPVTALGKVIYLLKIDISLKTIENQATERIKDILLICIGMIFFSVLLGIYMSKLLTDPLKNLVKGTKEISQGNLNYKINVTSSDEIGILTQSFNKMTDTLKTESYKRQLAEKKSQLSRDELEIRVEKRTAELKKQIKKRAADKENYHKLMEASPVPIAVYDMKGDTIYINPAFTRTFGWTLEELQGKKINYVPEDALPKTLQMIDLIKKGKSYHEFETHRYNKKREILDVIISFDVWRGQNGVPKGSVVIYHDVTRRKQLEAQLLQSRKMEAMGTLAGGIAHDFNNILSAIFSYSHLAEQHIEHPEQAKCHIGQIIKGAQRAADLVQQILAFSRQTEYKKQTLQLYSMVKETIKLLRSSIPASIEIKENIVSRAMVTADPSQIHQVIMNLCTNAYHAMREKGGILTVELTQIEMSEQNALPDSNLLSGNFIKLEVKDTGHGMDQKTLEKAFDLYFTTKDVGKGTGFGLALVQAIVEKHDGYVKAYSTPGKGSSFNIYLPITEAKPGHGILKQEKKKPLNRGTEKIMLVDDEEDIRTATRDFLKELGYHVTSFPNGVQAFQEFKKDPGRFDLIITDMTMPQMEGDELSARMLNIRKNLPIILCTGYSENFTKTEAIEMGIRKYLQKPVLITKLAALIRDVLDEK
- a CDS encoding phosphate/phosphite/phosphonate ABC transporter substrate-binding protein — its product is MQKSNWISLIFYILFHSVVLHHNCYAQSQEETLKLAIIPHRSNLGNEHAYGVFIQLLEKETRINFQWIGSKTYSDVIEKLKTRQADIGYLGPFAYVEAQDNFGVRLICRTMSKNSIEFYHSIIITRKDSGSNTLEDLKGKSFAFTDPKSTSGFLFPMAGLMKAGIQLEDFSQTQYLKRHVNSLLAVYNGHSHAGATSYTAIDKININYNDIKILWESDAIYRGPWVAQKDMPDKQFFKIQKAMLKMTQHKDAEKIFNGLTTKGFVRGLDSDYNNVRDVAKRMKLKSKQDS
- a CDS encoding radical SAM protein, with product MERLKTKDDESQIFKTGDFSIELNCQANNEYTKVSYPLKYGVFSRLETQDYIFEFNLNHEIRHAKSKKKNWIHPSEWLKRTMGNDWVYYSSGGYSGVYEALGEYYLPNLMYQTNSLLGGKPFNEKAIDEIVKNWHQMICQLPETHMPDRFSRWIDAIQQQTPEGLQKKAQQLFDISGSRVTVMPPDARHVDYNIIPLTISDGCLYKCRFCKIKNKKKFAVRSKQDIDTQIKQLRQLYDKDLINFNALFLGEHDALNSPCDLILKTAQDAYDAFEFQTSVMKKNYLFMFGSVDSFLNADQAFFETLNCLPFQTFINIGLESYDQSTLDILGKPITSEKVGLAFQKIQLINNTAANIEISCNFVMDETLPKSHYTALMSLVRESVNRTKPKGSVYLSPLTFGRPSRQVLYDFYKLKSMSRFPTFLYLIQRL